The Aspergillus luchuensis IFO 4308 DNA, chromosome 4, nearly complete sequence DNA window ACCGTCAACTTCAAATAGAGTTCCACTGTGGAGAAACAAACATACATGTGAGTTTTCCCACTGCCAGTTCCCATCTgcaatatattattagccTGAACCTTCCGGGAAGAGTGAATATGGCATACCGTGACAATGATATTCTCCTTCAAACTCGCCTCGAACATCTCCACCTGGTAGCTGCGCGGGCGGTATGCGGGCGCATCTTCGCCGGCGGGAAGTAAagtcgcagcagcagtcattTTGCTGTCATCGGGGGTATCactggaaagaaaaacaaactGGGCAGAAACAACGATAGAGACAAATGCTGGTGAAAGAGGCCCCAGCAGGAGGGTAAAACGataaagagagaaaggagaaagagacgcTGAGAATATCAAAACAAATAACTCATCTCAATGAACTAACATTTGGGTTCCAGGAGGCGTcagagtggaggaggggagagagactAGAGAGACTCAACTAAAGTAGGGGTGGGGTAAACAAACTGGACAAACTTGGTTGGTTTGGCTGGCCTGGCGGGGTTGGCCTTACTATGcagctactagtactatcaATAGATTCATTCGCTAATCACAGTGGTATTTATTctggggttgggttgggagaTAACGCTCCCACTGTGGATTGGTTCGTGGTTTAATTTGGGACGCCGAAAGCTTGGTTGGATACTGGttggtttgtttgttgggTCAGGCTGCTAGAATTGAGAGTCGAATCGTGAATGGATAGTCTACAGAACTATAAAAGTAGTACTTATTGCATCCCCCAATTCCGGAATAGATTGATATTCGGTTCTGTCTTGATCTGTCACATAACGAGGATAAGGAGGGCAGCAGCATCTTCAGAGCAGACACAGATGGATTACTATGAGCAAGTCGAGCAGTCTGTTTACCTGAACCCCCTGGTAGGAAGGGGCCCTCTCTAACAAACATCGTATGCAAGTGTTGAAACGGGGAAATACCGGAAGCCTCCTGTGCCCACTGCCAATGCATCAGGCAATCGGCAAACAGGATAGAAGCACCAAGTGCATTAACAACAATGGCTACACTTCTTCTGTCCCAGGAGACTCCTGTGGCTGACGCTGTGGATGAAAATCAAATATGAAAAGCACAAAACACCGCTCCTTCCGAGGCCAGAATGGATACCTAGTTACATCACGCCATACACCAGAAGATACGACAACGGTAGGAATATCGAAACAGAAAAGCAATGAGCTGATGATATATCTCGGGCGTTCGCAATCAACAGAATACAGGAATGGCGACAACAATCAGGGGTAATATCAAGTTCGAACATATCCGGATCACTCATGATACAACGGGCAACCCGTGACCAGGCTCCGTTTTCGTGGCGTCAGACCCATCGGGCTGTCCGTCGTCATTGCGCGGGCGACGAGCCTGGAAGTTGTTCCCCAGGAAGTTAGCCTCCTCATTGGGGTGCTTGCGCATTCCCAGGCCAGCAACCGCGATGCGATTCAGCGAGTTCATGTCTTCGTTCGAGGCAGCACCGGGGTTGGGGACTTGCATTTGCTGCGGTGCACCACCAGGACCGGGCGCGGGACCGGTGGCCGCCGGAGCCCCCGGCGGAGGAACGGAGATATCATTGCGTGGCTGGTTCAGATCAATGTTGCCAGGCAGCTCGGGAACCTCGCCCTGAGAGTCCAACAAGCGCGATTGCAGGTTGATGATATATTCACGGAGCTGGTAGTTCTCGGCTTGCAGCTGCTTCATAGTCTCGTTTGTGTTATCAAATTCCTTCACCTGCTCCTCCAGCTTGCGAATATAGCTCTCCTTGCGCTGACGGAAAGCTCTCTGGTTCTTGTCAGTCCACATCCTCGATCCCATGCATTGGAGTTCACTATACCTGTGCGGCCCGGTTCTGGGCAGCGCGCTTGGAAGTCGACAGCGGTCGCTTGCCATATGTCTTGGGGGATTCCTGGCCCGTAGGCTCTGGCTGGGGAGGAGTCTGAGGGGGACCACTGAGCATTGCAGCGCCGGAGATGGCAGGGTCGATGTTGTTCTGGTCTCGAGGGCTAGTGGTGTTGGGTTGCATATGCGGAGGCTGCGCGGTCGGACCTTGCGGGCGTGCCTGCTGTGGGTGCGACAGATGTTGGTGAGCAGCCAGGAGCTGGTCATGCAGCACTGGAGATCAGACACGCGAGTCAGCATTTAATATAAACACATACGAGGCCAGGGAAGTGGAGTGAGGCAGTAAGCAGCCCGCAAACGCGATGACGCGATGACTGCTGGGGCGATTTGCCTCCTGCttgtctctttttttcttctcccctaTTCCTTCGCGATGAGAAACTGGTCTCACTTACCCTGATCCGCATGGTCCTATCAAGAAACCCTACAGTTAGCATCTATATACTCCATGATTCATGTATATCCGGTTGACGCGACCGGTGAGCATTTCAAAGGCCCCCGTGTCGCGAAAACATGGGCGTGATCCGGCATCGCTCGTCCGACAGACAGGGCGACGGCAGTCGCGAACACGACCAGAAAGCTCAAGCTCCCGGCTCGGGACATGAGCTGCGCGAATCTGGGGAAACGGGGGAAAGACCAAGATGGGACAGACGCGATCTGATGACAAACCGCGACAAGCATAGGCTGCTTACCTGAGCAGACGTTTGCATACTTGGATGCGGCGCTGGGGCTAGTGTGGGCTGCATCGAGGCAATAGATCAAAAGACAACGGAGACGCGCCGGAAAAAAGACACGACAGGATCAATTaacgaagaggagaagggcggaCGACGAGCTCGGCCAGTATATTCACACGTTTTCTTTGGAGGTTTCGAGGGGGAGACGAGGATGTAGAGGAACGATGTAGGATAAACGGGGAAGGACGATGAGGTAAGCAGAGAACGAAAGAGAGCGAGCCAGTTCGGAGATAGCTCGTTTTCGCTAGGCAGGGGAGTGTTTAGGTAAAGGCTGCTCACGCGGGAGGTGCCTTAACTGACTAACTAAGCTGGATTGCAGTTTGACTGCTGACTATTATTGGTGATAAccgggggggtgggaaagtgGGTGTGGGCAGATTAGTAGTAATTATGAGAGGCAGTGATCTCGTAAGCAGCGAGTTGTGATGGGAAGTGCTGGGAAGAGCTGACCacgagagggggggagaggggggcgagagagagggaaagggaagattAGTTAAAGGATCAGTCAGAAAATAAGTGACGTGTGGGAAAaatggaggagggcgagTGGCTGGCGCCGAGGGCAAAAGGGCCCTTCCCCCGGTGAACTTCACTGGTACCACCACCGTAGTACTAAGTTAGTACTAGTCAGTCAAGTTACCTGCCTTGCTTCCTCAGGTGTCCAAGCCTGCATTTCAAGGAGACTCACGTCTTCGTTTACTGGCTTCTCTCAACATCTTATCATCACTTCATTCGCTCATTACTTCCTCCTAACTTAACTCTGAACATTACACAAAtatcccctccttctttcccctcaacAATCCGAACTTCTTTGTTTCTCGTTTCTACAGTGTTCTACCTGACCCACGGCTGATGACTGATCCGGCATGTGCTGACTCATCGCtttccacaacaacaacactaaCTTAGTCACCCAAATAGTAGTTTGCCGGCAGTTCACGGAATCTCCCACTGCACAGTAGTAAACCCACTCTCCGACGAGACCTAGATAGATACAATCTACTAACATGAGTAAAATCAACTCCCCTTCAAACCAAGCAAAGACCCTCAACAAATTCCCCCCAACCGGAGCTACACACACGTACAACACCCGGGACACAAAATGATCTTCAACCACTTACTACATCCCTCCGCCGGCATCCGGGCGGTGTCACTAGGAATGTCGGATCCATCGGGGTAAGAATGCCGATGCCTGAACTGAACTGCAGTGCAGTGAGCCAGTGGGGAAGGAAGGTCTTCTGACTCAGCCGAGAATTGGCTGGACCGTAGGACGTAATGTCATTGGGTGTGTTATGGCCAAGTCCAGGCTCGAGTCCCAGCGACCATTTTCTGCCCATACCTCCAAAAGGCGGTCAATATTTATACAGATTCCAACTGAGTGTTTGGGGGTCTGTATAGTCTAAAATCCGACAAAATCCGAGGTTTTTTCATCGAGGTCGACTAGCTTCTGCCGCTTTAGGCGGTGGGAGGGGCGGTCAGAGTAGGGTTCTGCCATTGATTATCTACTTACTCCGTATTGCCTAGTTGATAGCAGTTTCTTCGGTGTTCAATTAATTGGCTATATTGTAGTAATTTATGTATGTACTTGGAACTGACATGGCGACAGTCTGTTACTAGTAAGTACACATCGAACCACAACATACTAGCCAGCACTAGAATAATGATTAAGTACATCGATCAAACTTCATGACACATATAGACAATAGAGAAGTTCCAGCTCCCACTCATGACCCATGTATATACTACGTTCGTGACCCCAATCCATTATGACATaatctcctctcctctctggTCGTTCCATCTCCCTTCAttgctccttcttcaccgtgGGCTCAGTCGCCAGCGTCTTGATAATAGTGGCCCCAACATGCGCCGACTCTTTCCAACCCTTCTGTCGCATCCAGAACCGTTCCGCCGGGTCAATGTCGTGAGTCGACCACTCACGAGCATCCTCTTCCAATGACTTCCGCGTAATATCAGGCACTTCCATGGATTGATCCGGCCCCTGCTCATCCCCTTCGTCATCACTGCTGCGCGCCGCGATCGTCGACTCCAAGTACCGCTTGCGCATAAGGTACCGCTCCGTACGCTCCTTCTTGGCGTTCGGGGGCTCCAGTTTGGCCATGGCGGCGCGGATGGCATACCGAACCATGAGGTAGATGTGCTCGGAGAAGACGATCGTCAGCAGCAGAGCCCATCCGCGGATACCGGTAGGCTCGCCGTTCGGGCCTTCATGGCCGTTGCTGAACATGTAGAGAAGGGCGGAGCTGGTGATGCTGCCGACCCACGACAGGAAGCCGAGGCTTTCCAGCCAGGGTCCAATGGTATCGGCGCGCTGCGGCCAGGGTCTCTTGCACTCCATGCAGATCTTGAAGAAATCGGACCGAAGCTCCACCCAGTTGTTGACCAGGAAGGAGACGGGGACGAGAGGCCAGACAGGAGAGAACAAGGCCAGATATCCGAACTGGATGCACATCTCTCGCAGGTCTTCAGTCACGTCGTAGTCCTCCAAGTCGGCTTCGTTGCGTACCCGGGTCAGGAACTTGGTCTCGTCGGGGTGGTCGTCGAACAATGCCTCTTTCTTGGCCTCGGTGCCATCCTCGGTCTCGATCTTTCCTTGCTTTCTGCGGTTGTATTGCTTGTATTCGCGGGAAAGGCGCTGCTTCAGCATAGGCACAATGGTCTCCATGGCAAAGTTGACAGCTTGGGCTGTGACGGTGAAGTAGATCACCTGCTTGCGCAGACGGTCCGGGTCAATGCTAAATTCTGTCCTCCGTGAGCTTGCGTCTTCCTTCGACACGAACGGCCGAACAGTCAGATGGAAGACATCAAGGTACGGCACGATCCGGCTCGCGAAAGGTACGTAGACAAAGGCTGTGAGAATGATTGGCAGATACGAGGTGATAAAGTTGATAATGAACACCTTCTGCGTCAGAGCCACATCGTATGCAGGCTGCGTCTCGTAGTTCTCGTAGTCATTGAGCTTCGTAGCGATCGACACCAGGACCGAGCTCATCGTTGGGATGAGAGCCGAGAGCAGAATGGTGGGAATGAAGACCTGATCTGTTAGCGGAAGGTCCGAAATCCCCGTGATTCAGACTCACCAAGTAGGTCTTCAGTGGACCATTGTATACCTCCGAGATGAAGATCTCAATGGCAAAGCATGTGGCGATGATGACACCCAATGCAACCGCGGAAAGCAAGGCGAACGGGACAATCAGCAGTTGTCTATACATCCGCCTGGTCGCGGGGAATACCCCCCTGACCTCACCAGTGCTTTCATCCTGAACTTCCCTTTCGGGCTTGAACTCGCGTCTCTTGGGCCGCACAACCGAGACGCCCTTTGTTTGCCAACGACAGCTCAGATCCTCCTCCTGGCGCTTCCAGTACTCGATGAAAATGATACACCACAAGCTATTCACAACCGCATATatgatggagaaggatcCGAGGAGCAGCCAGCAAGAGAAACCGAATACGGCAGGGAACATGAGGAACCTAAAGTATGACTGTAGGAATGCGAAGTAAAAGCCGACCTGTACGTAGAACACCCATTAGCTGCAGATCAAGTACGCATGCAAGGCCGGTCTTGTCCTTACATTCTCTCCGAACGTATTGCGTATCTGATCCAAATCATCAGCCGACAAAAACGTCTTCTGGCTCCAGTCCTTCATGCACTGTTTATTCATGGCCTCATCATGCAGCGGGAAGATCGCATCGACACATTTCCATTCGCCATGTTTCGGTGTGATACCAGCGCCACCTGCTTCTTTAGGGACAGTGATCATATGGTAGATAACGCGCAAACGCTCCGATTCCGACTGGGCCTCCGCTGAGGATTCCGATTCGGGTTCGGTGTTGCGGACGCCATAGAGCCAATCGCGGATGCTAGTGAAATAAAATAGACGTATCAGTAAGAGACGACCAAACCCGACCGTGCAAAGAGCAAGCGCTCACCGTGATTGATAGATGGCACGCTTcaggctcttcttccgtGACGCTCGGACGAATATCAACAGCGACGATTCGTCCCCTTGCCTGACTTCGGTCTGCAGTCCAACCTCGAAGAGTTTCCGCAGCAGTCGATCAAGTTGCTCGGTCGCATGGGCGGCATCTAAGTAGAGATAGTGGTGGTTAGGTCGGAGCGACACCGGGACTTGCTGGGCCTGGGGCACACCGCCATCTTACCAGTCTCACCACCAAAGTTGTAGCGAATCACGTAGTCCACATAGTGGTTGCTATGCACAGGGTCCCGAGGGAGAGTGGAAGCCATTGGATGGTTAAGAAAGAGGGATGTCGAGTGCAATCAGGGAATCATGAGTACGAACAGGGAGCACTGTCGACAAAGCATCGAGAGTATGCCAGGGGAGCGGGATCTACTCGCAGTAATTAATAGTAATCTAGTGATTAGGAGGAGCTACCGTTTTTTTCCCAGGGGATCTACGCCGCGATGACGACGTCACCACCGATCCGATCTGGCGCTTAGGGTTAGCCCTCATCGTGGCTGGTGCCGATCGTCGCCCCCATCGTCACCATGCTTTCATTCATCAGCAATTCCATCTGCTCCAGTGTGCCTTGATCGTTCATCAAGTTCCTTTGAGGGGTGATGATGCTAGCTTAATGCACCGGAGAGTCCTTATCCAAACTGGAGATGTTGTTTTTCCTTCACCGCCTTCTGCTCCTGAGTATTTCCGGGCGGTGAGACTTATCCCTGTTGCTGATCTGCCAGTGGCTCCATATAAAGTAGTCCAAGAGGTTAATCATTTCATGTGATGCTTGAAAGCCACAGCCACAGTATTATTCTAGAATCGTAATCTGTACAGTTTATTGCGATCGGGATGGACATGCATAAATAATCCATCCACTTCGTCCCGCATCTTGTGATCAGGCTCCTAAATCGTTCACAATCCCTCCGCCAACTTGTTCAACGCCGgaccctccatcatcatcttggtCCACTCATCCATGGCTTTAGCCCCAACCTGCTCATAGAACTTGATGCTGGGCTCATTCCACTTCAGCACACTCCACTCGAGACGTCTTCCCTTGATCTCCAGTACCTTGGCGGCAAGGTACTTGAGCAACTTGAAGCCGTAACCATTACCCCGAGCACTAGGCTGAACATACAGATCCTCAAGGTAAATACCCGGAGCTGCGCGCCACGTAGAGTAGttgtagaagaagagcgccATGCCGACAGGCTTGGGTGTGGGGTTCTCCGCCGTCGCAGGAGGGGTAATAAGCGCGGTGTACACAGAGCCACGCTTGGGCGGGCTGTCGGGGAAGGACAAGGTTTCAAGGAGGGACTCGTGGGTGGCCTCTACTTCGTGCAGGGCTTTTTCATAATCTGCCAGCTCGCAGATGaactggtggatgatggggacATCTGCAATGGTAGCCAAGACATGGTTAGTCAAGATCGGAGGCACTGCCAATGGGCCAACGGAGGCCATGCTTTGACGACATCAGAGGGAAACACTTGCCCTCAGGAGTCGCAAGGCGAATAGTAGGCTGGTCAGACATTGGTCCGGTATGTGCAATAGCTACAGAGAGAAGCAAAATGTTGGAAAAAGACGAAAGCAAGAAGCCGGGGACGAATATATATGAAGACCCCGGAGGACCCGCCTGTCGTTCCCCACCGTGCGGTCGGGACCGCGACTGTCCTACTCAAAAGGGACTTTGACTGCCCTGCGCCCTTCGGTTGACATCGAGTCCTCTGGAAGGTCGCAGAAACACGAGAATGACAATGTCATCTAGGACTACTTTGAAAAGACAAGATGAGTATCGACAAGGTATAATAAGATGTGAATCAAGAATGCTATGTACCAGGTATAATTACAACTATGTCCTTGCCTCCAAGAACCATGGTTTCCGGCGAAGGCCTGGAAGTCTAGCGTGAGGTGATGGCCGCCATCCACTTTTGCTCATCGGTCCTGTTCAAGTCAGCATATACAAGTCTccaggagggaaggaaagaatgaaaCATGGATACTCACCGGTCGAAATGTAACAACATCCCCAGGACAGGCACCAGCTGCTTCTGGTAGTTCTTGTCCTTTTGCTCCAGAAACTGCAGGAGAACATTCTTCAGGTAGATGTAATCGATGGACGATGTATTCGGCCCGGTGGGCGTCTCGCTTCTCCGGGTTGACGGACTGCGGTCTTTGGAGACTGGAGAGGCCAGCGCTTTGCGCGATCCGGAATCGatggatgatctggatgacTGCGGATTGGGACCGAAGCGACTCTCGTCCGGTAGCATCTTGTTGGACTTGCGGACCTTTTCTAGGCGCGCGTTGGTCTCCTCCACAGACCGGCGCAactcggccttctccttctccagatcaCGGACTTGTTTCTCACTT harbors:
- a CDS encoding anoctamin family protein (COG:D;~EggNog:ENOG410PINZ;~InterPro:IPR007632;~PFAM:PF04547;~TransMembrane:8 (i64-84o90-114i168-195o207-233i254-275o317-338i453-478o490-511i)), giving the protein MITVPKEAGGAGITPKHGEWKCVDAIFPLHDEAMNKQCMKDWSQKTFLSADDLDQIRNTFGENVGFYFAFLQSYFRFLMFPAVFGFSCWLLLGSFSIIYAVVNSLWCIIFIEYWKRQEEDLSCRWQTKGVSVVRPKRREFKPEREVQDESTGEVRGVFPATRRMYRQLLIVPFALLSAVALGVIIATCFAIEIFISEVYNGPLKTYLVFIPTILLSALIPTMSSVLVSIATKLNDYENYETQPAYDVALTQKVFIINFITSYLPIILTAFVYVPFASRIVPYLDVFHLTVRPFVSKEDASSRRTEFSIDPDRLRKQVIYFTVTAQAVNFAMETIVPMLKQRLSREYKQYNRRKQGKIETEDGTEAKKEALFDDHPDETKFLTRVRNEADLEDYDVTEDLREMCIQFGYLALFSPVWPLVPVSFLVNNWVELRSDFFKICMECKRPWPQRADTIGPWLESLGFLSWVGSITSSALLYMFSNGHEGPNGEPTGIRGWALLLTIVFSEHIYLMVRYAIRAAMAKLEPPNAKKERTERYLMRKRYLESTIAARSSDDEGDEQGPDQSMEVPDITRKSLEEDAREWSTHDIDPAERFWMRQKGWKESAHVGATIIKTLATEPTVKKEQ
- a CDS encoding GNAT family N-acetyltransferase (COG:E;~EggNog:ENOG410QEC3;~InterPro:IPR016181,IPR000182;~PFAM:PF13508,PF13673,PF08445,PF00583;~go_function: GO:0008080 - N-acetyltransferase activity [Evidence IEA]), with protein sequence MSDQPTIRLATPEDVPIIHQFICELADYEKALHEVEATHESLLETLSFPDSPPKRGSVYTALITPPATAENPTPKPVGMALFFYNYSTWRAAPGIYLEDLYVQPSARGNGYGFKLLKYLAAKVLEIKGRRLEWSVLKWNEPSIKFYEQVGAKAMDEWTKMMMEGPALNKLAEGL
- a CDS encoding uncharacterized protein (COG:K;~EggNog:ENOG410PRVF;~InterPro:IPR004827;~PFAM:PF00170;~go_function: GO:0003700 - DNA-binding transcription factor activity [Evidence IEA];~go_process: GO:0006355 - regulation of transcription, DNA-templated [Evidence IEA]), producing MQPTLAPAPHPSMQTSAQDHADQVLHDQLLAAHQHLSHPQQARPQGPTAQPPHMQPNTTSPRDQNNIDPAISGAAMLSGPPQTPPQPEPTGQESPKTYGKRPLSTSKRAAQNRAAQRAFRQRKESYIRKLEEQVKEFDNTNETMKQLQAENYQLREYIINLQSRLLDSQGEVPELPGNIDLNQPRNDISVPPPGAPAATGPAPGPGGAPQQMQVPNPGAASNEDMNSLNRIAVAGLGMRKHPNEEANFLGNNFQARRPRNDDGQPDGSDATKTEPGHGLPVVS